From one Vicia villosa cultivar HV-30 ecotype Madison, WI unplaced genomic scaffold, Vvil1.0 ctg.000032F_1_1_3, whole genome shotgun sequence genomic stretch:
- the LOC131622562 gene encoding protein LAZ1 homolog 1-like: MGLMDVLCSCIFLFTVVESTSRSGSMWPNIGGESTGTVSWTVFSASIFVLVALVLSMYLIFEHLAAYNQPEEQKFLIGLILMVPVYSLESFLSLLDSSAAFNCAIIRDCYEAFALYCFERYLIACLGGEEKTIQFMESMSVTDSSTPLLKDAYAYGVVEHPFPLNWILRDWYLGPDFYQSVKIGIVQYMILKMICAMLAVILQTFGVYGEGQFEWRYGYPYLASILNFSQTWALYCLVQFYSVIKDKLEPIKPLAKFLTFKSIVFLTWWQGLAVAFLFSMGAFQGSLAQELKTRIQDYIICIEMGVAAVVHLYVFPAVPYKRGERCVRNAAVMADYASLGTPPDPAEVRDCERSTRMRFGRQDEKDKKPMKFTHSVCDVVLGSGEIIVDDMKFTVSHVVEPVERGISKINKTIHQISENVKRHDEERKKNTKVKDDCDLVPLHSWRTEFSDVHDKLVEGSVSDSGLTNGKRHIQSKGSASRMRR; encoded by the exons ATGGGTTTGATGGATGTTCTATGTTCTTGCATATTTCTTTTTACTGTCGTTGAGTCCACTAGCAGATCTGGGAGTATGTGGCCCAATATAGGCGGGGAGTCCACAGGAACTGTTAGCTGGACAGTCTTCAGTGCAAGTATATTTGTGCTTGTTGCCCTTGTCCTCTCCATGTACCTAATATTCGAGCATTTAGCTGCCTATAATCAGCCCGAG gAGCAGAAGTTTTTGATTGGTCTCATTTTAATGGTTCCTGTCTATTCATTGGAATCG TTTTTGTCACTATTGGATTCCAGTGCGGCATTTAATTGTGCAATTATCCGGGACTGCTATGAGGCTTTTGCATTATATTGCTTTGAAAGATACCTGATAGCTTGCCTAG GTGGTGAGGAGAAAACAATTCAATTTATGGAAAGTATGAGCGTAACAGACTCCAGCACTCCTCTCCTGAAAGATGCATATGCATATGGAGTTGTAGAACATCCATTTCCTTTAAATTGGATCTTAAGAGACTGGTATCTCGGCCCTGACTTCTATCAATCTGTGAAAATTGGCATCGTTCAATAT ATGATACTGAAAATGATCTGTGCAATGCTGGCAGTGATCCTCCAGACTTTTGGGGTTTATGGAGAGGGGCAGTTTGAATGGAGATATGG gtatccctacttGGCAAGTATTCTTAATTTTAGTCAGACCTGGGCCCTGTATTGCCTCGTACAATTCTATTCTGTCATTAAAGATAAACTGGAGCCAATTAAACCATTAGCCAAATTTTTAACATTTAAATCAATAGTCTTTCTAACGTGGTGGCAAGGATTGGCTGTAGCATTTCTTTTTTCTATGGGAGCATTTCAGGGGTCACTTGCTCAAGAGCTGAAAACACGTATACAAGACTATATCATCTGCATAGAG ATGGGCGTTGCTGCTGTTGTGCACCTTTATGTTTTCCCTGCAGTACCTTACAAAAGAGGAGAGCGATGTGTCCGCAATGCAGCGGTGATGGCTGACTATGCATCACTGGGGACACCTCCTGATCCTGCAGAGGTTCGTGACTGTGAGCGTTCAACTAGAATGCGGTTTGGTCGTCAAGATGAGAAAGATAAGAAACCTATGAAGTTTACACATAGCGTCTGTGATGTGGTTCTTGGAAGTGGTGAAATT ATTGTTGATGACATGAAATTTACAGTTTCACATGTGGTAGAGCCGGTTGAAAGGGGCATTTCAAAGATAAACAAAACCATTCATCAAATATCAGAAAATGTAAAACGACATGATGAAGAGCGGAAGAAAAACACTAAGGTCAAGGATGATTGTGACCTCGTTCCCCTGCATTCATGGAGAACAGAGTTTTCTGATGTTCATGACAAACTTGTGGAAGGAAGTGTCAGTGATAGTGGTTTGACTAACGGAAAGAGACATATCCAATCCAAGGGGTCAGCCTCCAGGATGAGAAGATAG
- the LOC131622534 gene encoding WAT1-related protein At3g28050-like, translated as MGNVTVPFVGMIIAECVQVALIILSKQVMAQGMTSFIFIFYSNSIAALVLLPSSFYIHRFQRPPITFSSLSGFFLLGVLGYLAQVFGYAGIYYSSSTLATAMLNLIPGFTFILAVLFRMEQLDWKSYSSLAKSLGTIVSIAGAFIATLYKGVALLKTPSSPVNLSQQLAFSQDTSWIIGGSFLAADCVVASAFIIVQASILKKYPAGLIVVFFYCFFVAILSAVTCLVVERDINAWSLEPKLRLLSVLYSGVFGSAFQVGVTTWCLHQTGPVFVSMFKPIGIVISVVVGVVFLGDAFYLGSLIGATVIVIGFYSVLWGKSKDIEAISLESRGNQTPLLKENSSENI; from the exons ATGGGGAACGTTACAGTTCCTTTTGTAGGGATGATAATCGCAGAGTGTGTTCAAGTTGCGTTAATCATATTAAGCAAACAAGTCATGGCACAAGGAATGACcagtttcattttcattttctacTCCAATTCCATCGctgctcttgttcttcttccatcttctttCTACATCCATAGATTTCAACGTCCTCCAATTACGTTTTCTAGCCTCTCTGGATTCTTCTTACTTGGAGTACTTGG ATATTTGGCGCAGGTTTTTGGATATGCTGGGATTTATTATAGCTCTTCAACACTTGCTACTGCCATGCTTAATCTTATTCCTGGTTTTACCTTCATACTTGCCGTTCTTTTTAG AATGGAACAATTAGATTGGAAAAGCTATAGCAGCCTAGCAAAATCATTGGGAACAATAGTATCAATTGCCGGTGCTTTTATTGCGACTTTGTACAAGGGTGTTGCACTTCTCAAGACACCATCATCACCTGTAAACTTATCTCAGCAGCTAGCTTTCTCACAAGATACTAGTTGGATAATTGGAGGATCATTTCTAGCAGCTGATTGTGTAGTGGCTTCAGCATTTATAATAGTACAG GCTTCTATTCTTAAGAAATATCCAGCAGGGTTGATTGTTGTATTCTTTTATTGTTTCTTCGTGGCCATTCTATCTGCCGTGACATGTTTGGTTGTGGAAAGAGACATCAATGCTTGGAGCTTGGAACCGAAGCTAAGGTTGCTATCAGTTTTATACTCG GGAGTGTTTGGCTCTGCATTTCAAGTTGGTGTGACTACTTGGTGTTTGCACCAGACAGGACCTGTTTTTGTTTCCATGTTTAAGCCAATAGGAATTGTCATATCGGTGGTTGTAGGTGTTGTCTTCCTTGGTGATGCATTCTATCTCGGAAG TTTGATTGGTGCTACTGTGATTGTTATTGGGTTTTATTCTGTATTGTGGGGGAAATCCAAAGATATTGAAGCAATTAGCTTGGAATCAAGAGGCAACCAGACCCCTCTTTTAAAGGAAAACAGCAGTGAAAACATATAA
- the LOC131622533 gene encoding WAT1-related protein At1g70260-like: MEGKIRTSELIPFLVMVIMEGCTIGLTIFAKTSITNGMSPFVFIVYTNALATIVLFPSSFLLNHKNRKEKPVFTFSLFMRFLLLGFTGITMTQTLLFLGLSYSSPILVCAMSHLIPTFTFLLNIIHRKVELNLKNSGIQVQIVGILVSLMGALVAEFFKGPLIRPSSHHLRYTKKLFVFSSTPEFWVFGGILLAAASFSVSITNFIQKETVKQYQEPMKMVFYYTLLGTILSAIVSCIFESDVDSWKLKNNMELILVVLTGIFGGVIRPNIQIWLSRMKGSLYVPQFKPFGIAFATTFGVCFFPNSLHYGSVIGASVIGMGYYTILYGEFKGEEDDEKSSEKSSDSLDKKIPLLQENMQV; encoded by the exons ATGGAGGGTAAGATTAGGACTTCAGAATTGATACCATTCTTAGTTATGGTGATTATGGAAGGGTGCACTATTGGACTAACTATATTTGCAAAAACTTCAATAACTAATGGAATGAGTCCATTTGTATTCATTGTTTATACCAATGCTTTGGCCACAATAGTTTTGTTTCCTTCTTCCTTCTTATTAAACCACAAAAATAG AAAGGAGAAGCCagtttttactttctctttgttTATGAGATTCTTGCTTCTTGGTTTCACAGG AATAACTATGACTCAGACACTTTTATTTTTGGGTCTGAGTTACAGTTCTCCAATACTTGTATGTGCCATGAGCCACTTGATCCCAACCTTTACTTTTCTCCTCAATATCATTCACAG GAAGGTAGAGTTGAATTTGAAAAACTCTGGTATACAAGTTCAAATAGTTGGTATATTGGTATCATTAATGGGAGCATTAGTTGCTGAATTCTTCAAAGGACCACTCATAAGACCCTCTTCTCACCACCTTAGATACACTAAGAAACTTTTTGTGTTTTCCTCAACACCTGAATTTTGGGTTTTTGGTGGCATTTTGCTTGCTGCTGCTTCTTTTTCAGTTTCAATTACCAACTTTATTCAG AAAGAAACTGTTAAGCAATATCAAGAACCAATGAAGATGGTTTTTTATTATACCTTACTTGGAACAATTCTTAGTGCAATAGTTTCATGCATATTTGAAAGTGATGTAGATTCTTGGAAGCTAAAGAATAACATGGAGCTCATTCTCGTTGTTCTAACG GGCATATTTGGGGGTGTGATTCGTCCAAATATTCAAATTTGGTTGAGTAGAATGAAGGGTTCACTTTATGTGCCTCAGTTCAAGCCTTTTGGAATTGCTTTTGCTACCACTTTTGGAGTTTGCTTCTTTCCTAATAGTCTTCATTATGGAAG TGTGATAGGAGCAAGTGTGATTGGAATGGGGTATTATACAATATTGTATGGAGAATTCAaaggagaagaagatgatgagaaaAGCAGTGAGAAAAGCTCAGATTCTTTGGACAAGAAGATTCCTCTTTTGCAAGAAAATATGCAAgtgtaa